TAATGAAGAAGTATTAACTGATGAAAATGGTAATAAGGTATCTGAACGTGGTTCACATCCAGTTGTTAAGAAAAAAATGCGTCAATGGGTATTGAAAATTACCAAGTTTGCTGATGCATTAATTGATGATTTAGAAGAAATTAATTGACCTAATTCAATTAAAGCAATGCAAACTAATTGGATTGGTAAATCAACTGGTGCAACAATTAAATTTGATGTCGAAGGTTTAGATAATCAACAAATTGAAGTATTTACTTCACGTGCTGATACTTTGTTTGGTGTTAGCTTTATTGCTTTAAGTTTTGATCATGAATTGATTAAACAAAAATTAATTACTAACAAAAACCATCATATTGAAGAATTCATTAAAACTAATAGCGCTGACCAAACTGTTAGATATGTTGGGATTGATAGTAAATATCACGCAATTCATCCAATTACTAAGAAGAAAATTCCGATTTATATTGCTGATTATATTATTAGTGATTATGGAACTGGTGCAATCATGGGTGTGCCAGCTCATGATGAACGTGACTTTAATTTTGCCAACAAATATAATATTGAAATTATTCCCGTTATTTTAGCTGATAATTACCCTTGTTTAATTGACGCTCCACACATTAATTCTGACTTTATTAATGGTTTAAATAATCAAGATGCAATCAATAAGATGATCGAATATCTTGAAGCTAATAAACTGGGGGCTAAAAAAACTAGCTACAAACTAAGAGACTGGATCTTTTCACGCCAAAGATATTGAGGTGAACCATTCCCTGTTGTGTTTGATGAAAACAACAACCCACACTTAATTCCAGATAGTGAATTACCTTTAAAACTACCAGATCTTAAAGATTTCTCACCAAACATGGACGGAAAACCGCCATTATCTAAAGCTGATGATGCGTGATTACATCCAATTATTAATAACCAAAAATATACCCGTGAAACTAACACAATGCCGCAATGAGCTGGTTCTTGTTGATATTTCTTAGGATATATCTTAAAGTTATTAGATATCAATAAAACACACTTAGATCAAAATTATATTGATTTAAACAGCCCACAGGCTAAAGAATTATTTGATCACTTTATGCCTGTTGATTTATATGTTGGTGGTCAAGAACATGCAGTTTTACACTTGTTGTATGCACGATTCTGATATAAATTCTTACACCAAATTGGCGTTGTTAGTTCAAAAGAACCGTTCTATCAATTAATGAACCAAGGAATGGTATTAAGTGAAGATGGTTCTAAGATGTCAAAATCTAAGGGTAATATCGTTAATCCTGATGATTTGGTATTATCACATGGTGCAGACAGCGTAAGAACCCACATAATGTTCATGGGGCCGCTTGGCGCTAGCTTAGCATGAAGTTCTAAATCATTAAACGGGACAAGAAAATTCTTAGAACGTGTTTATAACTTATTTGATAAGGTTGAAATTAACGATCAACCATCAGAAGCTTTAAATTACGATTATCACAACTTCTTAAAGAAAACTAACGAACACTTAGAAAACTTCGAATTTAACTTAGTAGTTAGTGAAATGATGATCTTTATTAATGCTTGTTACAAACAGCAACAAGTTAATAAAGAGATGTTAAAAAACTTCTTAATCGTTTTATCATTCTACGCACCATTCTTAGCTGAAGAATTAAATCATAAACTTAATAATCAAGAATTAATCTTCAATATGAGATTGGCTAAATGAGATGATAAATACTTAGTAAAAAACCAAGTAGCAATCTCATGTAGTGTTAACGGTAAATTCAAATTAGTAAATGAATTTAATATTGATGCAAGCGAACAAGAAGTTGCTGATTACTTCTTAAATCAAGAAGTTATTAAAAAACAAACTCAAGATAAGCAAATTGTTAAAACGATTTTTGTTCCAAACAAGATTATTAACTTTATTATTAAATAAAGTTTAATTAGATAACAAAAAAATATAAGCAGATTAAGGGGCGAACTGCTTATATTTTTATTTTGTTATTAAAAATCTCGAGTTGTATCACTCATAATAATTATAATATAAAATAACCGATTATATTAATTTGTCAAACACTTTATTAAAAAATTTTTTATCAAAACAATTTTAATGATCAAAAAAGAACACAATTTATTGATATTTACTTATCAATAAAATAAAAAAATACACAACAATGTTGTGTATTATATGAAAAAATTCGTTTAATAAATGTTCTTAACTATTTAATTAACAATTAAGAATTAAGTTTTATCTTTTGTGATAACTTAATTTTTTTATTTGATTGATAAACGCTTATTAACAATCAAGCTCCAAGAGGTATTAGGATTAATCCGACTGTTCAAGCGTATTGGCATATAGAATAAATTCCAATGCTAATAAAACTAAACAATATAAAGACTATTCCCAAGATAACCTTAATTATCGATAGTTTGTTCATAAATAAAATATCTAGTTAATTATAACAAAAGCGATTTTGATCAATTTATTAGTTTTGATAACTAATAATTATGCATTTTATTTGCAAACAAAATAATTAGGTATTTGTTAATCAAATTAACGCCCTTCTTATTAGATTAAAATACTTATTAAATAAGAATGATTACGGTTATTATTTAATTAAAAAACAACGGTAAAAATTAAGATTTTAATTAAATTATTACTTTTGTTTTTCTCATTTTGTATTTTTGGTTTTAAGATTAATAAAAGGTAACTTAATTCTTCTTTGATAATTATTGTTTGCAATTATTTTTCTTAAATCTTCTAAATCATTATTAACAACATTTTGTTGTTGATTTTCTAGATCTAAAATAAGCTCATGAATACGATTTGTTTGAACACAAATAATGTTGGGATTGTTATTAAAACTATCTTGTTGAAAATTCTTATTTTCAAAAGGAATAATAATCTTAATATCAGTATTTAAAACAGATTTTATGCATTTGTAATTGTCAATAACTGACTGGATTTCAATTGCAAAATCATGTTGTTTTTGATTTTTATTAATTAAAAATGTTTGTTGGTTTTTGTGTGTGATTCCTGTGGCTGATTTAGAAACTTCATAAGTAATTAAATAAACATTTTTATTGGTAATTACAACATTATTTAAATAAAAAAAGCAATTGCTTTTTGTTTTTGTTGAGCTAAAAAAAACATCATTAATTAAGTAATAATTAAAGCTTTGTGTTTTTAGAAAATCCTTAATTTTTTTATGAATTAATTTAATAGTTCATAATGTTTTATTGCAATAAATTCATGTATTCTTTTTAATCACTTTTGTTCATAAAAGTGCGGTAAAAATAGCAATCATTGCTATTGCGATTAAAACATATATTGTGATTTCAATATTCGGATTTGAAAACATATTTTATGTTGTTTGATTTAGTTCAATTTGTTGTTTTTGTTCAGCAACTTCTTCATTAATATTAACTTGAGAATTTTGTGTTAATTCTTTATCTTCTTCTTGATTATTTAGATCATTAATTTCATCATTAATTTTTAGTTTTAAAGCTTTTTTATCACGTGATGATTTGATTATGCCATCAATTATTAATGCTAAATAAATTAAAGATGGAATTAAGATAATTAATACTCTTCCAGTTACTTGACCACTAAGAGCTAAAACACCAGGAACAATACCCAATAAGAAATCTGTATCACCTCATGATAATTGTGCTGCTGGCACCCATCCAGCACCAATGAAAACTCATGGAATGAATGTGATAATTATTCCGTTGATAAAAGCACCAAGAACACAACCCCAAATTCCACCTTTAACATTGCCAAAAACACCGCTAGTTGCACCTAAGAAAAAGTGCGGGATTACACCCGGTAATAATACTGGTAATACTTTATTGTGTGACGCTACGCCGATTGAAATTCCCATCACAATAAATCCAGCTGTTAATGAAGAAACAAAACCAATAATAACTGCATTTGGTGAATAAGGGAAAACAATCGGACAATCTAAGGATGGTTGAGAATTTTTAATAAATTTAGTTGAAATCCCCTTAAATGAAGGAACAATTTCATCAATAATCATTCTTACACCGAATAATAAAATTTCTACTCCTGCAGCAAAAGTAAATGCATCTAAAAACATCTGGACTACCCAGTTATTTGCAGCATGCGGGCCAAATAAATCATATAAGGTTTTAGTAACTAACGGTCATTCTTCAACAGGAATATTTTTTGGTGGAATAAATAAGGTTTTTTTACCAACATTATACATAATACCTTCTGGAATATAAATCACCATGAAGATTATTAGCATTGTGATCGATACTGAAATAAAGGTATTTTTAAAGAATTGTAATCATTTAGGGAAATTAATCTTATCAGCACATTTAATGTTTTGACCTTTTTTAATTTTGTAGATTGCTTCGCCAATTCAACCAGCAGTGACATAAGATAATGATCCAGCATGAGCTAATGAAACATCATCTTGTTTGCTGATTTGTTTTACAAATCTTTTACATGCTGCGGCTGAAATTACCATATAAACCGACATTAATAATGCCGATGAAATAAGTGCAATTGCATAATCACCTGGTTTTGATAAATCTAAGAATTGTTGGTTATTAGCATGAGCTAAAACTGTTGCCAACATAATTGACATATAAAGCACTAAATGGCCAGTTAAATAAACATATTTAAACCGTGAAAAACCTGCTAAAATCAGATTTAAAACAATCGCCATAACCATGACGATACTACCTAATTGTGCGGTTTGTTCGGATATTTTAAAAAACTGCGTCGCAAAAGCATCGCTATTAGCAATCGTTCCACTAACCTTAAATAAATCTTGGAATAATACTCTAAAATTGGTTAATGGAATTTGGATCACCATAGCACCTGCATTAAGAATTAAGAATCCAGCAAGTGTTTTGAAAAAAGAAATGATTATTTCACTAAACTTTTTTCTTAATAATATTGATCCAAGCAGTGAAAATAATCCTACTAAAATTGCAGGCGTTCCGAATAAGGACTTAAAAAATCCTAAGAAAAACTGACTAGCATCAATTGCTATACTAGTATCCATTACTTATATATTTGTTATTTTTATCTAATTTAGTTTGTTTAATTTACAAACATTACTAATAACTCCATCTATTTGGTTTTTCAAAGCTGATAAGCTAACTAAATATTTACACTGGATTAATTCATAAATTAAATACAACAAGAGATCATGATCATTATTGTTATCAATAATGATCAATTTAATTCAGATAAAACTAATTAATAGTTTTATTTAATTAATATTTTTAATAAACAAGCTTATTAAAAATAAGAAAAAACAAGCGCAAATTTGGCTTGTTTTATTTTTTTATCTTATTTTATTTTTTACGCATTGCCATTAAGCATGCAGTGTTGATCACGTTTCATGGTTGATCGAATTCTGGTTGGAAGAAGAAATCAACATAAGCTAATTGATCAACAGTCATTTTGTGTAAGATGGCTAGTGACATTGCATTAATGTTTGGAGTTAAATCATGTTTAGCCATAATTTGTGCCCCTAGAATAACCTTAGATTTCTTATCAAAGATTAATTTAAACATTACTTTATCTTTTAGTTCTTCTGGCACGAAGCTCATTTTGTAATAATCATGAACTAAAACGCTATCAATTTCTAAGTTTAATTTTTTAGCAAATACTTCATTGATTCCAGTTGAAGCAAACTTGTAATCAAATACAGCCAAAGCAGATGAACCTTGAACACCAGGGAATTTATGTTTTGCTTCGATTAAGTTTTTAGCAGCATATCTTCCTTGTTTTCTAGCATTTGAAGCTAATGCGATACTAATATCAATATTTGCTGGATTAAATTTAATTAAAGTGGCATCACCAACTGCAAACACATCCTTAGCACTTGTTCTTTGGTATTCATCGATTTTAATAAATCCATTTGGTAATAATTCTAAGGTATCTTTTAATCATTCAGTATTTGGTTTAACACCGGCAGCAACGATTACTAAATCAGCGGGGATGCTTTGGTTTGTTGTAACTACACTTGATAGTTTTTTGTCACCTTCAAACTTAGTTACACCTTCATTTAACACGAATTTAACACCGTGCTTAGCCATTTCAGATTGCAACACTGAAGTGAATTCTTTATCTAAGTAAGTTGGTAAAATTGTTGGCGTAATATCAACAACTGTTACATTTTTATTAGCCTTAGCAAATGATTGAGCAGCTTCAATTCCAATGTAACCACTTCCAATTACTACAACATTTTTAACAGCTGGATCATCAATTTTTGCACGAATTTTCTTCGCTCATGCACGCCCTCTCATGTAATAAACATTTTCTAATTCTTCACCTGGAACATTTAATGTTCGTGGCACAGAACCTGGGCTGATGATTAATTTATCATATGATTCAGTTTTAATTTGATTGTTTGATAAATCTAAAACTTCAATAGTGTGAGCATCTGGGTTAATTTTAGTAATTTGGTGTTGTTTAAACACTTTAACACCTTTTGCTGACATTTCATGTTCATTAGAATAACGAATTGTATCTAGATCTTTAACAATTCCTTCTAAATGTAATTGCATACCACATGATAAGAATGAGATGAAATCTCCTTTTTCATATCAATGTAATTCTGCATCTGGGTAAAGTTCTAAAACTTCATTACAAGCTTCAAAACCACCGTGTGATGATCCTAAGACGATAACTTTCATGAATTTCCTCCAATGTTTTGTCAATTTAATTTATGCGTGTTTATATAAATTAGCATATTTAGATTTTCATTGGGAAATATTACTTTAATAATGAAGAATAAAAGTTATTATTTAGAAAATAATGGCGATTTACTAATGTTTAAACTGTTATTTTTATTAGCTTCATCTTGGATTAGAACAACTGATTTAACTTCTGGAATTTCACTTTTTAAGATGTTTTCTACACCATCTTTATAGGTCATATCAACTAAATCACAACCATTACAATTACCTAATAATTTAATGGTTACCACCCCTTTATCGTAGTTTTCAAAAGAAAGATCCCCACCATCACGGCGGATTAATAATCTTAAATCATCTAATAAATCTAAGATTAATGCGATGACAGTTTGTTTTCTTCTTGCCATAATTTAAAACTTTTTAGTAACCTTATTTTCTTCTTTATTAATCAAACGTTTAATATTAGCTCGGTGTTTTCAAATTACCGTAGTTGATAAGATCAAATTAACAATGCCAAAAAATACAATGATATGCCAATCTGATTGATAAGTTAAGTATGTAATGTGTTTAATATCAAACCATCATAAATAATCCAAATATGGAATGAATCCTAAAAATATTAAAACAACAAAACAACTAATACTTGCTAATGAAACATATTTTGTTATCAAAGTAATGCTTCATCAGATAATTGCAATAATAATAAACCATCATGGTGATACAACCAACACAAATCCAGCAGTTGTTGCTACAGCTTTACCACCTTTGAATTTGGAAAAAACTGGATACATATGACCAAGAATTGCTGATAGCGGGGCTAGATAAGTTAAGTAATAAATTTTATTGATTATGCTTTCATCAATTTCAATAATTGATGGTTTAATTCAGAAAGTGTAAATTAAAAAGATAATTGCAAATGGAACTACGGATTTAAAAATTTCACCAATACCAATGGCGATTGCCACTTTTTTAGGAAACACTCTAAACGAATTTGTTGTGCCTGGGTTTTTTGAACCATATTCACGGACATTTTTCTTAACAATTAAACTAGCAACATCAGCAAACATGATTGATCCAAATAAGTAACCAATAATGATGCTTAAAATTACTAAAACACTTATATAGCCAGCTAAATTCATAAATTATTTGTTGATGATTTTAAATTGATTATGACCAAGAATAATTTTTTGATCATCTAATTGCTTATTAAAATGCGATTTCAATAAATCATTTAAATGATCAATAAAAATCGATTCAACATTATGGCCAATATCAATTACATTAATATCGTGATTAATCGCATTAATTCATGCAGATCATTTTAAATCACCCGTGATTAAAATGTCATAATTTTTAAACAGATCAATATCTTGTTGGTTTGAAC
The Mycoplasma sp. E35C DNA segment above includes these coding regions:
- a CDS encoding FAD-dependent oxidoreductase is translated as MKVIVLGSSHGGFEACNEVLELYPDAELHWYEKGDFISFLSCGMQLHLEGIVKDLDTIRYSNEHEMSAKGVKVFKQHQITKINPDAHTIEVLDLSNNQIKTESYDKLIISPGSVPRTLNVPGEELENVYYMRGRAWAKKIRAKIDDPAVKNVVVIGSGYIGIEAAQSFAKANKNVTVVDITPTILPTYLDKEFTSVLQSEMAKHGVKFVLNEGVTKFEGDKKLSSVVTTNQSIPADLVIVAAGVKPNTEWLKDTLELLPNGFIKIDEYQRTSAKDVFAVGDATLIKFNPANIDISIALASNARKQGRYAAKNLIEAKHKFPGVQGSSALAVFDYKFASTGINEVFAKKLNLEIDSVLVHDYYKMSFVPEELKDKVMFKLIFDKKSKVILGAQIMAKHDLTPNINAMSLAILHKMTVDQLAYVDFFFQPEFDQPWNVINTACLMAMRKK
- the leuS gene encoding leucine--tRNA ligase — encoded protein: MYNHNLIEKKWQKVWSDNNTYRFDIDKSKQKYYVLDMFPYPSGKGLHLGHVKAYMATDVISRWKNALGYNVLRPIGWDAFGLPAEQYAIQTNNHPALFTQENINNFRKQLQTLGFNYDYRLEVDTTNPNYFKWTQWIFKKLYEHDLAYQADIEVNWCEKLGTVLANEEVLTDENGNKVSERGSHPVVKKKMRQWVLKITKFADALIDDLEEINWPNSIKAMQTNWIGKSTGATIKFDVEGLDNQQIEVFTSRADTLFGVSFIALSFDHELIKQKLITNKNHHIEEFIKTNSADQTVRYVGIDSKYHAIHPITKKKIPIYIADYIISDYGTGAIMGVPAHDERDFNFANKYNIEIIPVILADNYPCLIDAPHINSDFINGLNNQDAINKMIEYLEANKLGAKKTSYKLRDWIFSRQRYWGEPFPVVFDENNNPHLIPDSELPLKLPDLKDFSPNMDGKPPLSKADDAWLHPIINNQKYTRETNTMPQWAGSCWYFLGYILKLLDINKTHLDQNYIDLNSPQAKELFDHFMPVDLYVGGQEHAVLHLLYARFWYKFLHQIGVVSSKEPFYQLMNQGMVLSEDGSKMSKSKGNIVNPDDLVLSHGADSVRTHIMFMGPLGASLAWSSKSLNGTRKFLERVYNLFDKVEINDQPSEALNYDYHNFLKKTNEHLENFEFNLVVSEMMIFINACYKQQQVNKEMLKNFLIVLSFYAPFLAEELNHKLNNQELIFNMRLAKWDDKYLVKNQVAISCSVNGKFKLVNEFNIDASEQEVADYFLNQEVIKKQTQDKQIVKTIFVPNKIINFIIK
- a CDS encoding PTS ascorbate transporter subunit IIC → MDTSIAIDASQFFLGFFKSLFGTPAILVGLFSLLGSILLRKKFSEIIISFFKTLAGFLILNAGAMVIQIPLTNFRVLFQDLFKVSGTIANSDAFATQFFKISEQTAQLGSIVMVMAIVLNLILAGFSRFKYVYLTGHLVLYMSIMLATVLAHANNQQFLDLSKPGDYAIALISSALLMSVYMVISAAACKRFVKQISKQDDVSLAHAGSLSYVTAGWIGEAIYKIKKGQNIKCADKINFPKWLQFFKNTFISVSITMLIIFMVIYIPEGIMYNVGKKTLFIPPKNIPVEEWPLVTKTLYDLFGPHAANNWVVQMFLDAFTFAAGVEILLFGVRMIIDEIVPSFKGISTKFIKNSQPSLDCPIVFPYSPNAVIIGFVSSLTAGFIVMGISIGVASHNKVLPVLLPGVIPHFFLGATSGVFGNVKGGIWGCVLGAFINGIIITFIPWVFIGAGWVPAAQLSWGDTDFLLGIVPGVLALSGQVTGRVLIILIPSLIYLALIIDGIIKSSRDKKALKLKINDEINDLNNQEEDKELTQNSQVNINEEVAEQKQQIELNQTT
- the plsY gene encoding glycerol-3-phosphate 1-O-acyltransferase PlsY, whose amino-acid sequence is MNLAGYISVLVILSIIIGYLFGSIMFADVASLIVKKNVREYGSKNPGTTNSFRVFPKKVAIAIGIGEIFKSVVPFAIIFLIYTFWIKPSIIEIDESIINKIYYLTYLAPLSAILGHMYPVFSKFKGGKAVATTAGFVLVVSPWWFIIIAIIWWSITLITKYVSLASISCFVVLIFLGFIPYLDYLWWFDIKHITYLTYQSDWHIIVFFGIVNLILSTTVIWKHRANIKRLINKEENKVTKKF
- a CDS encoding NifU family protein, translated to MARRKQTVIALILDLLDDLRLLIRRDGGDLSFENYDKGVVTIKLLGNCNGCDLVDMTYKDGVENILKSEIPEVKSVVLIQDEANKNNSLNISKSPLFSK